The uncultured Desulfuromonas sp. genome has a segment encoding these proteins:
- the rpoC gene encoding DNA-directed RNA polymerase subunit beta' has protein sequence MEDIFSLFERPKDPLSFDTIRLSLSSPETIRERSFGEVKKPETINYRTFKPERDGLFCAKIFGPVKDYECNCGKYKRMKHRGIVCEKCGVEVIPSKVRRERLAHIDLACPVAHIWFLKSLPSRIGTLLDMTLKELEKVLYFEAYVVLDKGDSQLEVGQILTEDKYRELMDEFAGQFTASMGAEAVRELLAALDLEEIAEELRVEMRESSSEAKRKKVAKRLKVINAFTRSGNRPEWMILETIPVLPPELRPLVPLDGGRFATSDLNDLYRRVINRNNRLKRLMELRAPEVIIRNEKRMLQEAVDALFDNGRRGRAITGPNKRPLKSLSDMLKGKGGRFRQNLLGKRVDYSGRSVIVVGPELKLHQCGLPKKMALELFKPFIYNKLEERGFCTTIKSAKKLVEKEKGEVWDVLEEVIKEHPVMLNRAPTLHRLGIQAFEPVLVEGKAIQLHPLVCTAFNADFDGDQMAVHLPLSIESQIEARVLMMSTNNILSPANGKPIIVPSQDMILGIYYMSRIRPFVQGSGKIFASESEVRIAYDSGEVDLQAGVKVRMSRAEGCDPELIETSIGRVLLREVVPPVIPFDYINKVMTKKQVAELVDASFRLAGNKETVILADRLKQTGYRFSTIAGISICLDNMVVPESKQDYIDAAVAEVTEIQNQYTEGLITDGERYNKVVDIWAKCTEDIASTMLGDLSVDRFESESGETVEASSFNAIHMMADSGARGSAQQIRQLAGMRGLMAKPSGEIIETPITANFREGLTVLQYFISTHGARKGLADTALKTANSGYLTRRLVDVAQDAIITEKDCGTIDGILVSSLTEGGEVIESLGDRILGRAALEDVCDPVTGEVIVAANQEIDEVLVNKIEQAGIEKLYIRSVLTCKSRHGICATCYGRDLARGHMVNLGEAVGVIAAQSIGEPGTQLTMRTFHIGGTASRRAEQTSLEARFDGELQFSNLKTVVDREGHHVVMSRNGEIVIVDETGRERERHALVYGSRVMFDPGTKITTGTLLAEWDPYTMPILTEVSGRVHFGDVISGVTMDEKVDDVTGLSRKVIIESKATDKRPRLTLKDEEGRSVKLPNGLAARYMLPVGANIIIPEDEMVQAGDVLAKIPRETTKTKDITGGLPRVAELFEARKPKEFAVLTEIDGVVTFGKDSKGKRKVVVTPEVGEPIEYLIPKGKHINVHEGDNVLAGEPLMDGPRNPHDILRVLGEKELAKYLVDEVQEVYRLQGVAINDKHIETIVRQMLRRVRIREVGDTDFLLDDQVSRVEFEIENERVMEQDGQPAVGEPIMLGITKASLSTESFISAASFQETTKVLTQASIEGKVDHLRGLKENVIMGRLIPAGTGIVKYRSATLLTPEPEEEVVDVEEAEAEEAASAEEVSE, from the coding sequence TTGGAAGATATTTTCAGCTTATTTGAGCGTCCTAAAGATCCGTTGAGTTTTGACACGATCCGTTTGTCTCTTTCTTCACCTGAGACGATTCGTGAGCGCTCTTTTGGTGAAGTAAAGAAACCGGAGACGATCAACTACCGGACCTTTAAACCGGAACGCGATGGCCTGTTTTGCGCGAAGATTTTCGGCCCGGTCAAAGACTACGAGTGTAACTGCGGTAAATATAAGCGCATGAAACACCGTGGCATTGTCTGTGAGAAGTGTGGTGTTGAAGTCATTCCCAGCAAGGTGCGTCGTGAGCGTCTTGCCCACATCGACCTCGCTTGTCCGGTGGCGCATATCTGGTTTTTGAAATCCTTGCCGTCGCGCATCGGTACGTTGCTGGATATGACCTTGAAAGAACTGGAAAAGGTTCTTTATTTCGAAGCCTATGTTGTGCTCGACAAGGGCGACAGTCAGCTTGAAGTCGGTCAGATCCTGACGGAAGACAAATATCGTGAGCTGATGGATGAGTTTGCCGGCCAGTTCACCGCAAGCATGGGTGCTGAAGCGGTTCGCGAGTTGTTGGCGGCCCTGGATCTCGAAGAGATTGCCGAAGAGTTGCGTGTTGAAATGCGCGAGTCATCCAGTGAGGCCAAACGTAAAAAAGTGGCCAAGCGTCTCAAGGTAATCAATGCGTTTACCCGCAGCGGCAATCGTCCCGAGTGGATGATCCTGGAAACCATCCCGGTGTTGCCTCCCGAGTTACGTCCTCTGGTGCCTCTGGATGGTGGCCGTTTCGCCACCTCGGACCTGAATGATCTGTATCGCCGGGTGATCAACCGCAATAACCGCCTGAAGCGCCTGATGGAGTTGCGTGCTCCCGAGGTCATTATCCGTAATGAAAAACGGATGCTGCAGGAAGCCGTTGATGCCTTGTTTGATAACGGTCGCCGTGGTCGTGCCATTACCGGTCCCAATAAGCGTCCGCTCAAGTCGCTTTCTGATATGCTCAAAGGTAAGGGCGGTCGCTTCCGTCAGAACCTGTTGGGTAAGCGTGTCGACTACTCCGGTCGTTCGGTTATCGTTGTCGGCCCTGAGCTTAAGTTGCATCAGTGTGGATTGCCGAAGAAAATGGCGCTGGAGCTGTTCAAGCCGTTTATCTACAACAAGCTGGAAGAGCGCGGTTTCTGCACTACGATTAAAAGCGCTAAAAAGCTCGTCGAGAAAGAAAAAGGCGAGGTCTGGGACGTTCTTGAGGAAGTGATCAAAGAACACCCGGTGATGCTCAACCGTGCTCCGACGTTGCACCGTCTCGGTATTCAGGCGTTTGAGCCGGTACTGGTCGAAGGTAAGGCGATTCAGCTGCATCCGTTGGTATGTACTGCCTTCAATGCTGACTTTGACGGTGACCAGATGGCGGTGCATTTGCCGTTGTCCATCGAAAGTCAGATTGAAGCCCGCGTGCTGATGATGTCGACGAACAACATCCTGTCGCCGGCTAACGGTAAACCAATCATCGTGCCGTCTCAGGATATGATCCTCGGCATCTATTATATGTCGCGAATCCGTCCTTTTGTTCAGGGCTCCGGTAAGATTTTTGCCTCGGAAAGTGAAGTACGTATTGCTTATGATTCCGGCGAGGTCGATCTCCAGGCCGGGGTCAAGGTGCGTATGAGTCGTGCGGAAGGGTGCGACCCTGAGCTGATCGAGACCTCGATCGGTCGTGTGCTGCTGCGCGAAGTTGTGCCTCCGGTAATTCCGTTTGATTACATTAACAAGGTCATGACCAAAAAACAGGTTGCTGAGCTGGTGGACGCAAGTTTCCGTCTGGCAGGCAACAAGGAGACCGTTATTCTGGCCGACCGTCTTAAGCAGACAGGTTACCGCTTCTCGACCATCGCCGGTATCTCGATCTGCCTGGACAATATGGTGGTTCCGGAGTCCAAGCAGGACTACATTGATGCTGCTGTCGCCGAAGTCACGGAAATTCAGAATCAGTACACCGAGGGTTTGATTACCGACGGCGAACGTTACAACAAGGTGGTTGATATCTGGGCCAAGTGTACAGAGGATATTGCCTCGACCATGTTGGGCGACCTGTCTGTGGATCGTTTTGAGTCCGAGTCCGGCGAGACGGTTGAAGCCTCTTCGTTCAATGCCATCCATATGATGGCTGATTCGGGTGCTCGTGGTAGTGCTCAGCAGATTCGTCAGCTGGCCGGTATGCGTGGTTTGATGGCGAAGCCGTCCGGTGAGATCATTGAAACACCGATTACCGCGAACTTCCGCGAAGGCCTGACCGTACTCCAGTACTTCATTTCAACCCACGGTGCGCGTAAGGGTCTGGCGGATACCGCACTCAAAACCGCCAACTCCGGTTACCTGACCCGTCGTCTGGTTGACGTTGCGCAGGATGCCATTATTACTGAAAAAGATTGCGGCACCATTGACGGCATTCTGGTCAGCTCTCTGACCGAGGGTGGCGAGGTGATTGAATCTCTCGGTGACCGGATTCTCGGTCGTGCGGCGCTGGAAGATGTCTGTGATCCAGTGACCGGCGAGGTGATTGTTGCCGCCAACCAGGAGATTGATGAAGTCCTGGTGAATAAAATCGAGCAGGCCGGTATTGAGAAGCTCTATATTCGCTCCGTGTTGACCTGTAAAAGTCGTCACGGCATCTGCGCCACCTGCTACGGTCGCGACCTGGCCCGTGGCCATATGGTCAACCTTGGTGAGGCGGTCGGTGTTATTGCCGCGCAATCCATTGGTGAGCCGGGTACGCAGCTGACGATGCGGACTTTCCACATTGGTGGTACGGCATCGCGCCGTGCGGAACAGACCTCTCTGGAGGCGCGCTTTGACGGTGAATTGCAGTTCAGTAACCTGAAAACCGTTGTCGACCGTGAAGGCCATCATGTTGTCATGAGTCGTAACGGCGAAATTGTCATCGTCGATGAAACCGGCCGTGAGCGGGAACGCCATGCGCTGGTTTATGGCTCACGCGTCATGTTTGATCCCGGCACAAAGATCACAACGGGCACCTTGCTGGCCGAGTGGGATCCGTACACCATGCCGATTCTCACCGAGGTGAGTGGTCGGGTTCACTTTGGCGACGTCATCAGTGGCGTAACCATGGACGAAAAAGTGGATGATGTTACCGGTCTGTCGCGTAAGGTTATTATTGAATCAAAAGCGACGGACAAGCGTCCCCGCCTGACTTTGAAGGATGAAGAGGGGCGCTCGGTGAAGTTGCCCAATGGCTTGGCCGCTCGTTACATGTTGCCGGTGGGCGCCAATATTATCATTCCTGAGGATGAGATGGTCCAGGCCGGTGACGTCCTGGCCAAGATTCCTCGAGAAACCACGAAAACCAAGGATATTACCGGTGGTTTGCCGCGCGTTGCCGAGCTGTTTGAAGCACGCAAACCTAAAGAGTTTGCTGTTCTCACTGAAATTGACGGTGTGGTGACCTTTGGTAAAGACTCCAAAGGCAAACGTAAGGTTGTTGTGACTCCGGAAGTCGGCGAGCCGATCGAATACCTGATTCCCAAGGGCAAGCATATTAATGTCCATGAAGGGGATAATGTTCTGGCCGGCGAACCGCTGATGGACGGACCGCGCAACCCGCACGATATTCTGCGTGTCCTGGGCGAGAAGGAGTTGGCCAAGTATCTGGTTGACGAGGTTCAGGAGGTTTATCGTCTGCAGGGTGTTGCTATCAACGACAAGCACATTGAGACGATTGTTCGTCAGATGCTGCGTCGTGTTCGCATTCGTGAAGTGGGTGATACGGACTTCCTGTTGGATGATCAGGTTTCCCGTGTTGAGTTTGAAATAGAAAACGAGCGGGTCATGGAACAAGATGGTCAGCCCGCCGTTGGTGAGCCGATCATGCTGGGTATTACCAAGGCCTCTTTGTCAACGGAGTCGTTTATCTCAGCGGCGTCGTTCCAGGAGACCACCAAGGTGCTCACTCAGGCATCCATTGAGGGCAAGGTCGACCATCTGCGCGGCCTGAAAGAAAACGTCATCATGGGGCGCCTGATTCCTGCCGGTACCGGTATCGTCAAATATCGCAGTGCGACATTGCTGACACCGGAGCCGGAAGAAGAAGTGGTTGATGTGGAGGAAGCAGAGGCTGAAGAAGCTGCTTCGGCGGAAGAAGTTTCCGAGTAA
- the rpsL gene encoding 30S ribosomal protein S12, with amino-acid sequence MPTINQLIRNGRKRKEKKSTAPALKSNPQRRGVCTRVYTTTPKKPNSALRKVARVRLTNGIVVTSYIPGVGHNLQEHSVVLVRGGRVKDLPGVRYHIVRGSLDLAGVQGRMQGRSKYGAKRPK; translated from the coding sequence ATGCCGACAATTAATCAGCTGATCCGTAATGGACGCAAAAGAAAAGAGAAGAAGTCGACAGCGCCTGCGCTTAAATCAAATCCGCAGCGGCGCGGTGTATGTACGCGTGTATATACTACGACCCCGAAGAAGCCGAACTCGGCTTTGAGGAAAGTTGCTCGTGTGCGTCTTACAAATGGCATCGTTGTGACCTCGTATATTCCTGGCGTTGGCCATAATCTGCAAGAGCACTCCGTTGTTCTGGTGCGTGGCGGCCGTGTTAAGGACTTGCCTGGTGTTCGTTACCATATCGTTCGCGGTTCTCTCGACCTCGCGGGTGTTCAGGGTCGTATGCAGGGTCGTTCCAAGTATGGTGCTAAGCGTCCTAAGTAG
- the rpsG gene encoding 30S ribosomal protein S7 translates to MPRRREVAKRIVLADPKYNDRLVTKFVNSLMLGGKKSVAEKIVYGAFDLISERSGEEPLDVFKKAFENVRPMLEVKSRRVGGSTYQVPVEVRPDRRNALVIRWVLAASRGRGEKTMCERLAAELLDAANNRGASVKKKEDTHRMAEANKAFAHYRW, encoded by the coding sequence ATGCCTAGAAGAAGAGAAGTTGCAAAGCGGATCGTTCTTGCTGATCCTAAATATAATGACCGGTTGGTAACCAAGTTTGTCAACAGTCTGATGTTGGGTGGCAAGAAGAGTGTTGCTGAGAAAATTGTTTACGGCGCGTTTGATTTGATTTCTGAGCGCAGTGGTGAAGAACCTCTGGATGTCTTTAAGAAGGCGTTTGAGAATGTTCGCCCGATGCTCGAGGTTAAGTCTCGTCGTGTTGGCGGTTCAACTTACCAGGTGCCTGTTGAGGTGCGTCCTGATCGTCGCAATGCGCTGGTTATTCGTTGGGTGCTGGCGGCTTCGCGTGGTCGTGGTGAGAAGACCATGTGTGAGCGCTTGGCGGCGGAGCTTCTTGATGCAGCGAATAATCGCGGTGCATCGGTGAAGAAGAAGGAAGATACGCATCGCATGGCAGAGGCGAATAAGGCCTTTGCTCATTATCGCTGGTAA
- the fusA gene encoding elongation factor G yields the protein MARQVSLAKTRNIGIMAHIDAGKTTTTERILYYTGVSHKIGEVHDGAATMDWMEQEQERGITITSAATTCFWKDNRINIIDTPGHVDFTIEVERSLRVLDGSVAVFCSVGGVEPQSETVWRQADKYGVPRLAFVNKMDRIGADFQRGVDMMRDRLGANPVPLQLPIGKEDYFKGVVDLVEMKAFVWDDESLGANFDEVEIPAEMADDVEAAREAMLEELCTHDEELMEKYLGGEELTVAEIKTAIRTATIDLHINPVLCGSAFKNKGVQHLLDAVVDYMPCPTDVPPIEGVDPKGNEITRPADDEGPFAALAFKIMTDPFVGQLSFFRVYSGVAEAGSSVLNSTKGKKERLGRILKMHANKREEIKQVYSGDIAAAVGLKYTTTGDTLCNPDEECLLEAMEFPDPVIHIAVEPKTKSDQEKMGVALGKLLAEDPSLGVRTDEETGQTILSGMGELHLEVIIDRLKREFKVEANVGAPQVAYRESITKTVEVQGKFVRQSGGRGQYGDCWLRIEPQEPGVGFEFVDAIKGGVIPREYIPAVGKGAEEASQNGVLAGFPIVDVKVTVYDGSYHDVDSSEMAFKIAGSMGFKEGAAKAGPALLEPMMAVEVVVPEEYMGDVIGDLNSRRGKVQGMDSRGGAQVINAHVPLASMFGYATELRSMTQGRATYSMVFDHYDQVPKAISEEIIAKVKG from the coding sequence GTGGCACGTCAAGTATCTCTTGCTAAAACACGCAATATCGGCATTATGGCACACATTGATGCCGGTAAGACGACAACGACTGAGCGGATTCTGTATTATACAGGTGTCTCTCATAAAATCGGTGAGGTCCATGATGGGGCAGCGACCATGGACTGGATGGAACAGGAGCAGGAGCGCGGAATTACTATTACCTCAGCTGCTACCACCTGTTTTTGGAAAGACAATCGTATAAATATTATTGATACCCCGGGTCACGTTGACTTTACGATCGAGGTTGAACGCTCTTTGCGTGTTCTCGATGGTTCTGTTGCCGTATTCTGTTCTGTTGGCGGCGTTGAGCCCCAGTCTGAAACGGTATGGCGTCAGGCCGACAAGTATGGGGTTCCTCGTCTGGCTTTTGTTAATAAGATGGATCGTATCGGCGCTGACTTTCAGCGTGGTGTTGACATGATGCGTGACCGTCTTGGTGCCAATCCTGTGCCTCTTCAGCTGCCTATCGGTAAGGAAGACTACTTCAAGGGGGTTGTTGACCTGGTCGAGATGAAAGCGTTTGTCTGGGATGATGAGTCTCTCGGCGCGAACTTTGACGAAGTTGAGATTCCGGCTGAAATGGCGGATGATGTTGAGGCTGCTCGTGAAGCCATGCTCGAAGAATTGTGTACGCACGATGAAGAGCTGATGGAGAAATATCTCGGTGGCGAAGAGCTGACGGTTGCTGAAATTAAAACGGCAATTCGTACGGCGACCATCGATCTGCATATTAATCCCGTTCTGTGTGGTAGTGCCTTTAAGAATAAAGGTGTTCAGCACTTGCTGGATGCAGTCGTTGATTACATGCCCTGTCCGACCGACGTGCCGCCGATTGAGGGTGTTGATCCTAAGGGTAATGAAATTACCCGCCCTGCAGATGATGAGGGTCCGTTCGCGGCTCTGGCTTTTAAAATCATGACTGACCCGTTCGTTGGTCAGCTGTCTTTCTTCCGTGTTTATTCCGGTGTTGCTGAGGCGGGTTCTTCTGTGTTGAACTCCACTAAGGGCAAAAAAGAGCGTCTCGGTCGTATTCTGAAGATGCATGCCAATAAGCGTGAAGAAATTAAGCAGGTTTACTCTGGTGATATTGCTGCTGCCGTTGGTCTGAAATATACCACGACAGGTGATACGCTGTGTAATCCCGATGAAGAGTGTCTGCTTGAAGCGATGGAATTCCCGGATCCGGTTATTCATATTGCTGTTGAGCCGAAGACGAAGAGTGACCAGGAAAAGATGGGTGTCGCTCTGGGTAAGCTGCTGGCTGAGGACCCTTCGCTTGGTGTCCGCACGGATGAAGAGACTGGACAGACGATCCTTTCAGGCATGGGTGAGCTTCACCTTGAGGTTATTATTGATCGCCTGAAGCGTGAGTTTAAGGTTGAGGCCAATGTTGGCGCACCTCAGGTTGCGTATCGTGAGTCGATTACCAAAACCGTTGAGGTTCAGGGCAAGTTTGTCCGTCAGTCTGGTGGTCGTGGTCAGTATGGCGATTGCTGGTTGCGGATTGAGCCTCAGGAGCCTGGCGTTGGTTTTGAGTTTGTTGATGCCATTAAGGGTGGTGTTATTCCCCGTGAGTACATCCCTGCTGTTGGTAAAGGTGCTGAAGAGGCATCGCAGAATGGTGTTCTTGCCGGCTTCCCGATTGTTGATGTCAAGGTTACTGTTTATGACGGTTCTTACCATGATGTTGACTCCAGTGAGATGGCGTTTAAAATTGCCGGTTCTATGGGCTTTAAAGAGGGCGCCGCTAAGGCTGGCCCGGCCCTGCTTGAGCCGATGATGGCCGTTGAGGTTGTCGTCCCGGAAGAATATATGGGTGATGTTATTGGCGACCTGAATAGTCGTCGCGGCAAAGTTCAGGGGATGGATTCCCGTGGCGGAGCACAGGTTATTAATGCCCATGTCCCTCTGGCGAGTATGTTTGGGTATGCCACCGAGCTGCGCAGTATGACGCAGGGTCGTGCAACGTATTCAATGGTGTTTGACCACTATGATCAAGTGCCTAAAGCGATTTCTGAAGAGATTATCGCCAAAGTGAAAGGCTAA
- the tuf gene encoding elongation factor Tu, with translation MAKEKFERTKPHVNIGTIGHVDHGKTTLTAAITKVMAGLGQAEARAFDQIDNAPEERERGITIATAHVEYETETRHYAHVDCPGHADYVKNMITGAAQMDGAILVCSAADGPMPQTREHILLARQVGVPAIVVFLNKADMVDDEELMELVELEVRELLSAYDFPGDDLPIVAGSALKALECETGAPEEQCIIDLMKEVDAYVPEPERAIDQPFLMPVEDVFSISGRGTVATGRVESGIIKVGEEVEIVGMKDTSKTTVTGVEMFRKLLDQGQAGDNVGLLLRGVKREDIERGQVLAKPGSITPHTKFKAEAYILTKEEGGRHTPFFKGYRPQFYFRTTDVTGVVELPEGVEMVMPGDNIAMSVEMITPIAMDKELRFAIREGGRTVGAGVVSEIIE, from the coding sequence ATGGCAAAGGAAAAATTTGAAAGAACTAAGCCCCATGTCAACATCGGTACGATTGGCCACGTTGACCATGGAAAGACCACACTGACTGCAGCAATCACCAAAGTAATGGCTGGTCTCGGTCAGGCGGAAGCCCGCGCATTTGATCAAATTGACAACGCTCCTGAAGAGCGTGAGCGTGGTATTACCATCGCAACAGCTCACGTTGAGTATGAGACGGAAACCCGTCACTATGCTCACGTTGACTGCCCTGGTCACGCCGACTACGTTAAAAATATGATCACTGGTGCAGCGCAGATGGACGGCGCTATTCTGGTTTGCTCTGCCGCTGACGGCCCCATGCCTCAGACGCGTGAGCATATCCTGCTCGCTCGTCAGGTTGGTGTTCCCGCCATTGTCGTGTTCCTGAACAAGGCTGACATGGTTGACGACGAAGAGCTGATGGAACTGGTTGAGCTGGAAGTACGTGAGCTGCTGTCCGCTTATGACTTTCCCGGCGACGACCTGCCCATCGTGGCTGGTTCCGCCCTCAAGGCGCTTGAGTGTGAAACCGGTGCTCCCGAAGAGCAGTGCATCATCGATCTGATGAAGGAAGTTGATGCCTACGTTCCCGAGCCGGAGCGTGCCATTGATCAACCGTTCCTGATGCCTGTTGAGGACGTCTTCTCCATCTCCGGTCGTGGTACGGTTGCTACCGGTCGTGTTGAGAGTGGTATTATCAAGGTTGGTGAGGAAGTTGAGATTGTTGGTATGAAAGACACCAGCAAGACCACCGTTACCGGCGTAGAGATGTTCCGCAAGCTGCTCGATCAAGGTCAAGCAGGCGACAATGTTGGTCTGCTGCTGCGCGGTGTTAAGCGCGAAGACATCGAGCGTGGCCAAGTCTTAGCCAAGCCCGGCAGCATCACCCCTCACACCAAGTTCAAGGCTGAAGCCTACATCCTGACTAAAGAAGAAGGTGGTCGTCATACTCCTTTCTTCAAGGGCTATCGTCCTCAGTTCTATTTCCGCACCACTGACGTTACCGGTGTTGTAGAGCTGCCCGAAGGTGTTGAGATGGTTATGCCTGGCGACAATATCGCCATGTCCGTCGAAATGATCACCCCGATCGCCATGGACAAAGAGCTGCGCTTCGCGATTCGCGAAGGTGGTCGTACTGTCGGCGCCGGTGTTGTTAGTGAAATTATTGAGTAA
- the rpsJ gene encoding 30S ribosomal protein S10: MSSQKIRIRLKAYDHKLLDMAVNEIVDTVKRTGSHLAGPIPLPTVINKYCVLRGPHVNKKSREQFEIRTHKRLLDILDPTQQTVDALMKLDLSAGVFVEIKL, translated from the coding sequence ATGTCCAGCCAGAAAATAAGAATTCGCCTGAAGGCGTACGATCATAAGCTGCTCGATATGGCAGTGAATGAAATTGTTGATACGGTTAAGCGGACGGGGTCCCATCTTGCCGGCCCGATTCCCCTGCCGACAGTGATCAACAAATATTGTGTACTGCGTGGCCCCCACGTAAACAAGAAAAGCCGTGAGCAGTTTGAAATCCGTACTCACAAGCGGCTGTTGGATATTCTCGACCCTACACAGCAGACAGTGGATGCTCTGATGAAGCTTGACCTTTCAGCAGGTGTCTTTGTTGAAATCAAGCTGTAG
- the rplC gene encoding 50S ribosomal protein L3, translating to MVNGILGKKLGMTQIFTESGTRIPVTVIEAGPCTVVQKKVVDTDGYDAVQLGFGEQKAHRINKPKMGHFKKAGKGVFSTLREMDGEIADLDVGAEIACGDVFSAGDLVDVMGTSKGKGFQGVIKRWNFAGGRSTHGSKFHRAPGAIGCSAWPSRVFKGKKMAGQMGNERVTIQNLEIVDVRADQNLILVKGAIPGPKNGLVTIRKAIKA from the coding sequence ATGGTTAACGGAATTCTGGGAAAAAAACTGGGCATGACCCAGATATTTACCGAAAGCGGTACGCGCATCCCTGTGACGGTTATTGAGGCTGGTCCTTGCACGGTTGTGCAAAAAAAAGTCGTCGATACGGATGGCTATGATGCAGTACAGCTCGGTTTTGGCGAACAGAAGGCCCATCGGATCAACAAACCCAAAATGGGACATTTCAAAAAAGCCGGTAAAGGCGTATTTTCCACTCTGCGTGAGATGGATGGTGAAATTGCCGATTTGGATGTTGGTGCTGAGATTGCCTGTGGCGACGTTTTTTCAGCCGGGGATCTCGTAGATGTTATGGGAACCAGTAAAGGTAAGGGGTTTCAGGGTGTTATAAAACGCTGGAACTTCGCAGGCGGTCGCAGTACACACGGTTCCAAGTTTCATCGTGCTCCCGGTGCGATTGGTTGCAGTGCCTGGCCTTCTCGTGTGTTTAAGGGTAAGAAAATGGCGGGCCAGATGGGCAACGAGCGTGTTACGATTCAGAATTTGGAAATCGTGGATGTTCGCGCTGATCAGAACCTGATCCTGGTGAAGGGCGCAATTCCCGGCCCTAAAAACGGTCTGGTAACGATCCGTAAAGCCATTAAGGCTTAA
- the rplD gene encoding 50S ribosomal protein L4, which produces MAKVTVYDMQKNQVSERELNEVVFDAEVRPYLVHDMVRYQLAARRQGTSACKNRAAVAGGGKKPFKQKGTGNARQGTITAPNHVGGGVAFGPAPRDYAFKLNRKVKKLALCSALSSRFQEQKLTVLSELKLDSISTKSFKQVVDRFELKDALVVIDAANPEVELSARNLRNVKVLRAEGVNVYDVMKYSNLVLTEGAVEQLEGALA; this is translated from the coding sequence ATGGCAAAAGTAACTGTTTATGATATGCAAAAAAACCAGGTTTCAGAGCGCGAGCTGAACGAAGTCGTTTTTGACGCTGAGGTTCGTCCTTATCTGGTGCACGATATGGTTCGATATCAACTCGCTGCACGTCGTCAGGGAACCTCTGCATGTAAAAATCGTGCCGCTGTTGCGGGCGGGGGAAAGAAGCCGTTCAAGCAGAAGGGTACGGGTAATGCGCGTCAGGGAACGATTACTGCTCCCAATCATGTTGGCGGTGGTGTTGCCTTTGGTCCGGCTCCGCGTGACTACGCGTTTAAGTTGAATCGCAAAGTTAAAAAGCTGGCTCTGTGTTCGGCGCTGTCCTCTCGTTTTCAGGAGCAGAAGCTGACCGTACTGTCAGAACTCAAGCTTGATTCTATCAGCACAAAAAGCTTCAAGCAGGTTGTGGATCGCTTTGAACTCAAGGATGCCCTCGTTGTTATCGATGCAGCGAATCCTGAGGTTGAACTCTCAGCGCGTAATCTTCGCAATGTCAAAGTGTTGCGTGCTGAAGGGGTTAACGTTTATGACGTGATGAAGTACTCCAACCTGGTTTTAACTGAAGGCGCTGTAGAGCAGCTGGAAGGAGCGTTGGCGTAA
- a CDS encoding 50S ribosomal protein L23 produces MKPLHHIIKKPLVTEKTAIQKEEGRVVVFEVAKDANKIEIKQAVEKAFDVKVDDVNTMIVAGKVKRVGRQFGKRPNRKKAYVTLAEGSNIDFFGV; encoded by the coding sequence ATGAAACCTTTACATCACATTATCAAAAAGCCGCTGGTTACCGAGAAGACTGCGATTCAGAAAGAAGAGGGTCGCGTGGTTGTTTTTGAAGTAGCTAAAGATGCAAACAAGATTGAAATCAAACAGGCTGTGGAAAAAGCTTTCGATGTCAAGGTTGATGATGTCAATACGATGATCGTCGCCGGCAAAGTAAAGCGCGTTGGTCGACAATTCGGCAAGCGCCCTAATCGGAAGAAAGCATATGTAACTCTCGCTGAAGGCAGCAACATCGACTTCTTTGGCGTGTGA